One Endozoicomonas gorgoniicola DNA window includes the following coding sequences:
- a CDS encoding S1C family serine protease: protein MKKILLQIGLPVFLGLVIGLLVIVIKPEVAGFKEDNLTAFFSTLLNRSNLLGTGQVSYSHAVKKAAPAVVNIATASLNRSDASATPMPFRNSPDQDANRGSGVIVSPDGYLLTNNHVIQGAERIYVSMQDGREEIASVVGRDPDTDLAVLKIDLKDLPSIHLADSSKAEVGDVVLAIGNPFGLGQTVTMGIISATGRDDLRLNTYEDFIQTDAAINVGNSGGALVNAYGELIGINTLLFTRGGGNEGVGFAIPSRMAEFVMESIIKYGRVIRGWLGIESQPLSAQLAQAYDVKTNSGILISGVYQDGPADQAGLRRGDILTGINNISTSDGNKVMNLVAQVPPGTEVTLQILRDNQPVELKARVSTRPRMVN, encoded by the coding sequence ATGAAAAAAATTCTTTTACAAATTGGCCTTCCTGTTTTTCTTGGCCTTGTTATTGGACTTCTGGTGATTGTCATCAAACCTGAGGTGGCCGGTTTTAAGGAAGACAACCTGACTGCCTTCTTCAGTACGCTCCTTAACCGCAGCAACCTGCTGGGAACGGGTCAGGTTTCCTATAGCCATGCGGTAAAAAAGGCGGCTCCGGCCGTGGTTAATATTGCCACCGCTTCCCTGAATCGTTCCGACGCATCGGCAACACCTATGCCGTTTCGCAACAGCCCTGACCAGGACGCTAACCGGGGTTCAGGCGTTATTGTCAGTCCTGATGGCTATCTGCTCACCAACAACCATGTCATACAGGGCGCTGAGCGAATTTATGTTTCCATGCAGGACGGCCGGGAAGAAATCGCCTCGGTGGTTGGCCGTGATCCGGATACCGATCTGGCGGTATTGAAAATCGACCTGAAAGACCTGCCCAGCATTCATCTGGCCGATTCCAGTAAAGCCGAAGTCGGTGATGTTGTGCTGGCTATCGGTAATCCGTTTGGTCTTGGACAGACCGTGACCATGGGCATCATCAGTGCCACCGGGCGGGACGACCTGCGACTGAATACCTACGAGGATTTTATCCAGACTGACGCAGCCATTAACGTTGGTAACTCCGGCGGAGCTTTGGTCAATGCCTACGGTGAGCTGATTGGCATCAATACCCTGTTGTTTACCCGGGGAGGTGGTAACGAGGGGGTAGGCTTTGCCATTCCTTCCAGAATGGCAGAGTTTGTTATGGAATCCATTATCAAGTACGGCCGGGTGATTCGTGGCTGGCTGGGTATTGAATCCCAGCCTCTCAGTGCGCAGCTTGCTCAGGCTTATGATGTTAAAACCAATTCCGGCATCCTGATTTCCGGTGTCTATCAGGACGGCCCTGCGGATCAGGCAGGTTTGCGTCGTGGCGACATTCTGACCGGCATCAACAACATCAGCACCAGCGATGGCAACAAAGTCATGAACCTGGTGGCTCAGGTGCCACCGGGAACCGAAGTCACATTGCAGATTCTGCGGGATAACCAACCTGTGGAACTGAAAGCACGAGTCAGCACCCGGCCGAGAATGGTGAACTGA